A part of Aegilops tauschii subsp. strangulata cultivar AL8/78 chromosome 2, Aet v6.0, whole genome shotgun sequence genomic DNA contains:
- the LOC109767224 gene encoding uncharacterized protein At5g39865 gives MEGGCGVAGGTEGGGGKKQQQQARPQFGRSLTYHHHQGHRLLPRWRRPQLADEPRARPQAVVLYTTSLRGVRRTFADCSAARAILRGSRVAVDERDVSMDAALRRELQALLAARGRAFSLPQLFIGGRLVGGADEVRQLDESGQLRRLLEGAAGQDPAFVCDACGGVRFVPCPACAGSRKVFDEEEDRALRCGDCNENGLVRCANCSS, from the coding sequence ATGGAGGGCGGCTGCGGCGTGGCCGGCGGgacggagggcggcggcggcaagaagcagcagcagcaggcgcGGCCGCAGTTCGGGCGGTCGCTGACGTACCACCACCACCAGGGGCACCGGCTGCTGCCCCGGTGGCGGCGGCCGCAGCTGGCGGACGAGCCCCGCGCGCGGCCGCAGGCGGTGGTGCTCTACACGACGTCGCTGCGCGGGGTGCGGCGCACCTTCGCGGACTGCTCCGCGGCGCGCGCCATCCTGCGGGGGTCCCGCGTCGCCGTCGACGAGCGCGACGTGTCCATGGACGCGGCGCTCCGCCGCGAGCTGCAGGCGCTGCTGGCCGCGCGGGGCCGCGCCTTCTCGCTCCCGCAGCTCTTCATCGGGGGCCGGCTCGTCGGCGGCGCCGACGAGGTCCGGCAGCTGGACGAGTCCGGCCAGCTCCGGCGCCTCCTGGAGGGCGCCGCGGGGCAGGACCCGGCCTTCGTCTGCGACGCCTGCGGCGGGGTGCGCTTCGTCCCCTGCCCCGCCTGCGCCGGCAGCCGCAAGGTGTTCGACGAGGAGGAGGACCGCGCCCTCCGCTGCGGCGACTGCAACGAGAACGGGCTGGTGCGCTGCGCCAACTGCTCCTCCTGA